A stretch of Tripterygium wilfordii isolate XIE 37 chromosome 11, ASM1340144v1, whole genome shotgun sequence DNA encodes these proteins:
- the LOC120009177 gene encoding receptor-like protein kinase 7, with translation MSTARTTLCFLCFISIISTIKSDDLQILLNLKTSLQKSNGDVFDSWLSTNPICNFIGITCDSTGSVKEIELSNQKLTGLLPLDSICQLQSLDRLSFGFNSLHGTIMEDLNKCVKLQYLDLGNNLFTGSFPDVSSLSELQYLYLNQSGFTDFPWRSLTNMTGLVSLSVGDNPFDQTPFPTEVVTLTKLNWLYMSNCSIEGTIPPEIGNLTELVNLELSDNYLSGEIPAEIAKLKKLWQLEIYTNNLRGKFPIGFGNLTNLMNFDASSNYLQGDLSELRFLSNMVTLQLFENEFSGEIPVEFGEFKKLVNLSLYTNQLTGPLPQEIGSWADFDYLDVSENFLSGPIPPNMCKKGKMRGLLILQNNFSGEIPVSYTDCASLQRFRVKNNSLSGVVPAGIWGLPNVNIIDLTLNKFEGAITEDIGNAKSLWQLLVGNNRLSGELPEEITNATSLVAMELNNNQFSGNIPATIGELKHLSSLHFQNNKFSGSLPKSLGSCHSLSDLNMAHNSLSGEIPSSLGFLPTLNSMDLSNNELSGQIPDSLSSLRLSLLDLSSNRLAGRVPPTLSIAAYNGSFAGNPGLCSQSIQSFQKCSKDSRMSKDVRTLIVCFLLGTVMVLVSFGCFFYLKKREKDDHGRSLKEETWDVKSFHLLTFTEDEILDSVKQENLIGKGGSGNVYKVVLSNGKELAVKHIWNTDISGRKMTRSSSPMLGRRGSKSREFEAEVQTLSSIRHVNVVKLYCSITSEDSSLLVYEYMPNGSLWDKLHSSQKMELDWETRCEIAVGAAKGLEYLHHGCERPVIHRDVKSSNILLDEFLKPRIADFGLAKIVQSNSGKDATQAIAGTLGYIAPEYGYTYKVNEKSDVYSFGVVLMELVTGKRPIEPAYGENNDIVNWVCRMMKNKESMFGVVDSRIADGFKEYAVKMLRIAILCTASLPVTRPTMRSVVQMLEEAEPCKLVGILISKDGPNGEIQVKDMIKFCPDQD, from the exons ATGTCAACGGCTCGGACAACTCTCTGTTTCCTCTGCTTCATCTCCATAATTTCCACCATCAAATCCGACGACCTTCAAATTCTACTTAATCTGAAAACCTCCCTCCAAAAATCAAACGGAGACGTGTTTGATTCATGGTTGTCTACGAATCCAATATGTAATTTCATAGGAATTACTTGTGATTCAACAGGGTCGGTGAAGGAAATTGAGCTTTCGAACCAGAAGTTAACAGGGCTTCTTCCTCTTGATTCAATATGTCAACTTCAGTCATTGGACAGGCTTTCATTTGGGTTCAATTCATTGCACGGAACAATCATGGAAGACTTGAATAAGTGCGTCAAGCTACAGTACTTGGATTTGGGGAACAATTTGTTCACTGGGTCGTTCCCTGATGTATCATCTCTCAGTGAATTGCAGTATCTGTATCTGAATCAAAGCGGATTCACAG ATTTTCCATGGAGATCGCTCACGAACATGACGGGTCTTGTTTCACTGAGTGTCGGAGACAACCCATTTGATCAAACTCCATTTCCGACGGAGGTGGTGACTCTCACGAAGCTAAATTGGCTTTACATGTCAAATTGCAGCATAGAAGGGACAATTCCACCGGAAATCGGAAACCTCACGGAGCTTGTAAACTTGGAGCTATCTGATAATTATTTATCCGGTGAAATTCCGGCGGAGATTGCGAAACTTAAGAAGCTCTGGCAACTCGAGATCTACACGAACAACTTGAGAGGAAAATTTCCTATCGGGTTCGGAAACCTCACGAATTTGATGAACTTCGATGCTTCATCAAACTATTTACAGGGGGACTTGTCTGAATTGAGATTCTTATCTAACATGGTGACCTTGCAATTGTTTGAAAACGAGTTTTCTGGCGAAATACCAGTCGAGTTTGGTGAATTCAAGAAGCTTGTGAATCTTTCGTTATACACTAACCAGCTAACAGGTCCTTTGCCGCAAGAGATCGGTTCTTGGGCTGATTTTGATTACCTTGATGTCTCGGAGAATTTCCTGTCGGGTCCAATTCCACCGAATATGTGCAAGAAAGGGAAGATGAGGGGGCTTCTCATACTCCAGAACAATTTCTCCGGTGAAATCCCGGTGAGCTACACAGATTGTGCATCGTTGCAAAGATTCAGAGTCAAAAACAATTCGCTTTCAGGTGTAGTTCCGGCTGGAATATGGGGACTGCCCAATGTGAATATAATTGATCTTACATTGAATAAATTTGAAGGTGCAATCACTGAAGATATCGGTAATGCAAAATCCTTGTGGCAGTTATTGGTTGGGAACAATCGATTATCAGGTGAATTGCCAGAGGAGATTACAAATGCCACATCTTTGGTTGCTATGGAGCTTAATAACAATCAGTTTTCCGGCAACATTCCGGCGACTATTGGGGAATTGAAGCATTTGAGTAGTCTTCATTTCCAAAACAACAAGTTTTCTGGGTCACTACCAAAGTCTTTAGGCTCTTGTCATTCACTCAGTGACTTAAACATGGCTCACAATTCACTTTCCGGCGAAATTCCGTCATCTTTGGGCTTTCTACCTACTCTCAACTCCATGGATTTGTCAAACAATGAACTTTCCGGTCAAATTCCGGACAGTTTGTCTTCATTGAGACTAAGCCTGCTTGATCTGTCTAGCAATCGATTAGCCGGTCGTGTACCCCCAACTCTATCTATTGCAGCATATAATGGAAGTTTCGCCGGAAACCCTGGTCTCTGCAGCCAGAGTATTCAGTCCTTCCAGAAGTGTTCGAAGGATTCCAGGATGTCCAAAGATGTCCGGACACTCATTGTTTGCTTTCTCTTAGGTACAGTGATGGTCCTCGTCTCTTTTGGATGCTTTTTCTAtctaaagaagagagaaaaggatGATCATGGGCGTTCTTTGAAGGAAGAAACTTGGGATGTAAAGTCCTTCCATTTGTTAACCTTCACAGAAGATGAGATTCTTGATTCCGTTAAGCAAGAGAATCTGATAGGGAAAGGAGGTTCTGGAAATGTGTACAAAGTAGTACTCTCTAATGGTAAAGAACTTGCTGTCAAACATATTTGGAATACTGATATCAGTGGCCGGAAAATGACACGTAGCAGTTCTCCGATGCTCGGAAGACGTGGAAGTAAGTCGAGGGAATTTGAAGCCGAGGTGCAGACCTTGAGCTCAATAAGGCATGTGAATGTGGTGAAGCTGTATTGCAGCATAACTAGTGAGGACAGTAGCTTGTTGGTGTATGAATACATGCCAAATGGGAGCTTATGGGATAAGCTGCACTCAAGCCAAAAGATGGAACTTGATTGGGAAACAAGGTGTGAAATCGCGGTAGGGGCGGCCAAAGGGCTGGAGTATCTGCATCATGGATGCGAGAGGCCGGTAATTCACCGGGATGTGAAGTCCAGCAACATTTTGTTAGATGAGTTCTTGAAGCCTAGAATTGCTGATTTTGGGCTCGCCAAGATTGTTCAGTCTAACAGCGGCAAGGACGCCACACAAGCCATCGCTGGTACTCTCGGCTACATCGCTCCCG AATATGGATACACATACAAAGTGAACGAGAAGAGCGATGTGTACAGTTTTGGAGTCGTATTGATGGAGCTAGTGACCGGAAAAAGGCCGATAGAGCCGGCCTATGGGGAGAACAATGACATAGTGAATTGGGTGTGTAGGATGATGAAGAACAAAGAGAGTATGTTTGGTGTAGTAGACTCAAGAATTGCAGATGGTTTCAAGGAATATGCAGTGAAGATGTTAAGAATTGCAATTCTTTGCACAGCAAGTCTTCCTGTGACAAGACCCACAATGAGAAGTGTAGTTCAGATGCTGGAGGAAGCCGAGCCATGTAAATTAGTTGGGATTTTGATTAGCAAAGATGGTCCAAATGGTGAAATTCAAGTTAAAGATATGATAAAGTTTTGTCCAGATCAGGATTAA
- the LOC120009236 gene encoding sucrose transport protein SUC4-like, whose product MPIPEVEPHRGRARPATTRPAVRGTVRARVPLRRLLRVASVACGIQFGWALQLSLLTPYVQELGIPHAWASVIWLCGPLSGLLVQPFVGHLSDRCTSRFGRRRPFILAGALLIALSVLIVGHSADIGWMLGDRVDHRPGAIAAFVLGFWILDVANNMTQGPCRALLADLTEKDHRRTRVANAYFSLFMAVGNILGFATGAYSGWFKIFPWTITSACDVDCANLKSAFYLDVVCIAITTYLSISAAQESPLNLRDSSAPSVEGHGQSSHAQEAFLWELFGVFRYFSSSIWVILLVTALNWTGWFPFLLFDTDWMGREIYGGKPNEGENYNAGVRMGAFGLMLNSLVLGITSVLMERLCRKWGAGFIWGLSNLLMTVCFVAMLILSFVVSRLGYVGHSLPPDSVVIAALIVFAILGFPLAITYSVPFALISSRIETLGVGQGLSMGVLNLAITIPQMVVSLGSGPWDQLFGGGNSPALAVGASSSFAAGIIAILAIPRSSPVKPTSLT is encoded by the exons ATGCCAATCCCTGAAGTGGAGCCGCACAGGGGAAGGGCTCGACCGGCGACGACTAGACCGGCGGTGCGAGGAACTGTGCGGGCCAGGGTTCCACTCCGGAGACTTCTCCGCGTAGCCTCCGTGGCTTGCGGGATACAATTCGGATGGGCTTTACAACTCTCTCTCTTGACGCCCTACGTACAGGAGCTGGGAATTCCGCACGCGTGGGCCAGCGTGATATGGTTGTGTGGGCCGCTCTCTGGCCTGCTTGTGCAGCCCTTTGTAGGCCATTTGAGCGACCGATGCACCAGTCGCTTCGGCCGTCGAAGGCCTTTTATACTCGCCGGCGCTCTTTTAATTGCCTTGTCAGTTCTGATCGTCGGTCACTCCGCGGATATTGGCTGGATGCTTGGCGATAGGGTCGATCACAGACCCGGAGCGATTGCGGCTTTTGTTTTGGGGTTTTGGATTCTCGATGTGGCCAATAACATGACTCAAGGTCCTTGTCGAGCTCTTCTCGCTGATCTAACAG AGAAGGATCATCGGAGGACTCGAGTGGCAAATGCTTACTTCTCACTATTTATGGCTGTTGGTAATATTCTTGGGTTTGCCACTGGAGCATACAGTGGTTGGTTCAAAATTTTTCCATGGACCATTACCTCTGCATGTGATGTTGACTGCGCCAATCTCAAGTCTGCTTTCTATCTTGACGTTGTTTGTATTGCAATCACAACATATTTAAGTATCTCAGCAGCTCAAGAATCACCTCTGAATTTAAGGGATAGTTCTGCACCTTCTGTTGAAGGACACGGACAGTCGAGCCACGCTCAAGAAGCTTTCCTTTGGGAACTATTTGGGGTTTTTAGATATTTCTCAAGTTCTATATGGGTAATTTTGCTGGTTACAGCTCTCAATTGGACTGGATGGTTtccctttcttttgtttgatacTGATTGGATGGGTCGAGAGATCTATGGTGGAAAGCCAAATGAAGGGGAGAATTATAATGCTGGAGTTAGAATGGGAGCTTTTGGTTTGATGTTGAATTCGCTTGTTCTTGGAATAACATCAGTTCTTATGGAGAGGCTCTGCAGGAAGTGGGGAGCTGGTTTTATTTGGGGACTCTCCAACCTCCTGATGACTGTCTGCTTCGTTGCGATGCTTATACTCTCCTTTGTAGTGAGCCGTTTGGGCTATGTAGGCCATTCCTTGCCGCCTGACAGTGTTGTAATAGCTGCACTGATTGTATTTGCTATTCTTGGTTTTCCTCTTGCG ATCACATACAGTGTTCCATTTGCCTTGATTTCCTCACGTATTGAAACTCTAGGAGTTGGGCAAG GTTTGTCAATGGGAGTTCTGAATCTAGCAATTACAATCCCGCAG ATGGTGGTTTCGCTCGGGAGTGGACCATGGGACCAGCTATTTGGTGGTGGAAACTCACCAGCTCTCGCTGTAGGGGCAAGCTCATCCTTTGCTGCTGGAATTATAGCCATCTTGGCGATTCCTCGATCTAGCCCTGTGAAGCCCACATCTCTCACATGA
- the LOC120009235 gene encoding protein DETOXIFICATION 48-like: protein MCNPKPPSPSSFIAPKKTHFMDPLKTMDLPSDEQQELHRWPTTSEVMEEVKAIGKISGPTAITGLLMYSRSLISMLFLGYLGELELAGGSLSIGFANITGYSVISGLAMGMEPICGQAYGAKQMKLLGLTLQRTVLLLLSTSIPISFMWLNMSRILLWCGQDQEIANIAHTFILFSTPDLIFLSLLYPLRVYLRTQSITLPLTYCSAISVLLHIPLNFLLVVHFKLGIAGVAIAMVWTNLNLFLSLTLFVYFSGVYKDSWISPTTDCLKGWSSLLALAVPTCVSVCLEWWWYEFMILLCGLSVSPKATIASMGILIQTTSLVYVFPSALSLGVSTRVGNELGANRPAKARISMISSLACAVGLGLTAMLFTTLMRHKWATFFTNDPEILELTAIALPIAGLCELGNCPQTTGCGVLRGSARPTIGANINLGSFYLVGMPVAVFLGFVVKMGFAGLWLGLLAAQGCCALLMLVVLCRTDWIVQVERARELTQTSSSTTSPILPISSSSTTKAEKTSNSTIVEEILCINDEIVKSLETDPLISTTQTVH from the exons ATGTGCAACCCAAAACCACCTTCTCCATCTTCATTCATAGCCCCTAAGAAAACCCATTTCATGGATCCCCTCAAAACTATGGATCTTCCCTCGGATGAGCAACAAGAACTCCATAGATGGCCTACTACTTCAGAG GTGATGGAGGAAGTGAAAGCTATAGGGAAGATCTCAGGACCAACAGCAATAACCGGTCTACTTATgtattcaagaagcttgatTTCTATGCTCTTTCTTGGCTACCTTGGAGAGCTTGAGCTCGCCGGAGGGTCACTCTCGATCGGTTTCGCTAACATCACCGGTTACTCTGTGATCTCTGGATTAGCAATGGGAATGGAACCAATTTGTGGACAAGCATATGGAGCAAAACAAATGAAATTACTAGGATTGACCCTCCAAAGGACAGTGCTCCTCCTCCTTTCCACATCTATTCCCATCTCTTTCATGTGGCTTAACATGAGTAGAATCCTCTTGTGGTGTGGTCAAGACCAAGAAATAGCAAATATTGCTCACACTTTCATCTTGTTCTCAACTCCTGACTTGATttttctttcacttctctaCCCACTTAGAGTCTACCTTAGGACACAAAGCATTACATTGCCTTTGACTTATTGTTCTGCCATCTCTGTTCTCCTTCACATCCCACTCAATTTCCTCCTTGTAGTCCACTTCAAATTAGGCATTGCAGGTGTTGCAATTGCCATGGTTTGGACTAATCTCAATCTCTTTCTTTCACTGACTTTGTTCGTCTATTTCTCCGGCGTGTATAAAGATTCATGGATTAGCCCTACAACCGATTGCCTTAAGGGTTGGTCATCTCTGCTCGCTCTCGCGGTGCCAACTTGTGTGTCTGTTTGCCTTGAATGGTGGTGGTATGAATTCATGATACTACTCTGCGGACTATCAGTTAGCCCAAAAGCCACCATTGCTTCAATGGGAATACTAATCCAAACCACCTCCTTAGTCTATGTTTTCCCTTCAGCACTGAGTCTTGGTGTATCAACAAGAGTTGGGAACGAATTAGGCGCTAATCGCCCCGCCAAGGCCCGCATTTCGATGATCTCCTCTCTGGCTTGCGCGGTCGGATTAGGCCTAACTGCTATGCTATTCACAACACTAATGAGGCACAAATGGGCTACATTTTTCACAAATGATCCAGAAATCCTTGAGCTTACCGCGATTGCATTGCCAATCGCCGGACTTTGTGAGCTCGGAAATTGTCCTCAGACAACCGGGTGTGGGGTTTTGAGAGGAAGTGCAAGGCCTACAATTGGAGCTAATATCAATTTGGGATCATTTTACTTGGTGGGTATGCCTGTTGCAGTATTTTTGGGGTTTGTGGTCAAAATGGGATTTGCAGGGCTATGGCTCGGATTATTAGCAGCACAAGGTTGCTGTGCTTTGCTTATGCTTGTTGTTCTATGCAGAACAGACTGGATTGTTCAAGTGGAGAGAGCAAGAGAACTTACACAAACCAGCTCTTCTACTACTTCTCCAATACTaccaatatcatcatcatcaaccacaAAAGCAGAAAAAACCAGTAATTCCACCATTGTTGAGGAGATTCTGTGCATTAATGATGAGATTGTGAAGTCACTTGAAACAGACCCACTGATATCTACAACACAAACTGTGCATTGA
- the LOC120009008 gene encoding uncharacterized protein LOC120009008 isoform X4, which yields MLLFFTITNRTLVHHMRMRASESSIPLSLTSHHFHQPSPSPSPQLPRHYCIIRYLFPNRVSATKPRPPSYHLRLCTVQSFRRTLVGRLRRSRGHACHDSGLSMCSVIECDKRMLPVSLLNALALARRRLFSGSSWQKSCGSDPIAVAFSQVHPLTGSENVETTLQLCINQGLDS from the exons ATGCTCCTCTTCTTCACGATCACAAACCGGACGCTAGTTCACCATATGCGCATGCGCGCTTCCGAATCCTCCATCCCGCTCTCTCTCACCAGTCACCACTTCCACCAACCATCGCCATCACCATCACCGCAATTGCCTCGGCATTATTGCATTATTCGCTATCTCTTCCCAAACCGTGTCTCCGCCACCAAGCCCCGACCCCCTTCCTACCATCTTCGCCTTTGTACAGTGCAGTCCTTTCGTCGAACACTTGTCGGTCGCCTGAGAAGAAGTCGCGGGCATGCTTGTCACGACTCGGGACTGTCAATGTGCAGTGTGATTGAATGTGACAAGAGGATGCTACCTGTCTCGTTGTTGAATGCATTGGCACTCGCGAGGAGGAGACTGTTTTCAGG TAGCAGCTGGCAAAAGTCATGTGGCTCAGATCCAATAGCCGTTGCATTTAGTCAAGTGCATCCGTTGACAGGAAGTGAAAATGTAGAGACAACTCTGCAGTTGTGCATTAATCAAG GATTGGACTCTTAA
- the LOC120009008 gene encoding uncharacterized protein LOC120009008 isoform X2, whose protein sequence is MLLFFTITNRTLVHHMRMRASESSIPLSLTSHHFHQPSPSPSPQLPRHYCIIRYLFPNRVSATKPRPPSYHLRLCTVQSFRRTLVGRLRRSRGHACHDSGLSMCSVIECDKRMLPVSLLNALALARRRLFSGRHSCSSSWQKSCGSDPIAVAFSQVHPLTGSENVETTLQLCINQGLDS, encoded by the exons ATGCTCCTCTTCTTCACGATCACAAACCGGACGCTAGTTCACCATATGCGCATGCGCGCTTCCGAATCCTCCATCCCGCTCTCTCTCACCAGTCACCACTTCCACCAACCATCGCCATCACCATCACCGCAATTGCCTCGGCATTATTGCATTATTCGCTATCTCTTCCCAAACCGTGTCTCCGCCACCAAGCCCCGACCCCCTTCCTACCATCTTCGCCTTTGTACAGTGCAGTCCTTTCGTCGAACACTTGTCGGTCGCCTGAGAAGAAGTCGCGGGCATGCTTGTCACGACTCGGGACTGTCAATGTGCAGTGTGATTGAATGTGACAAGAGGATGCTACCTGTCTCGTTGTTGAATGCATTGGCACTCGCGAGGAGGAGACTGTTTTCAGG TCGTCATTCTTGCAGTAGCAGCTGGCAAAAGTCATGTGGCTCAGATCCAATAGCCGTTGCATTTAGTCAAGTGCATCCGTTGACAGGAAGTGAAAATGTAGAGACAACTCTGCAGTTGTGCATTAATCAAG GATTGGACTCTTAA
- the LOC120009008 gene encoding uncharacterized protein LOC120009008 isoform X3: MLLFFTITNRTLVHHMRMRASESSIPLSLTSHHFHQPSPSPSPQLPRHYCIIRYLFPNRVSATKPRPPSYHLRLCTVQSFRRTLVGRLRRSRGHACHDSGLSMCSVIECDKRMLPVSLLNALALARRRLFSGSSWQKSCGSDPIAVAFSQVHPLTGSENVETTLQLCINQGDRIN; this comes from the exons ATGCTCCTCTTCTTCACGATCACAAACCGGACGCTAGTTCACCATATGCGCATGCGCGCTTCCGAATCCTCCATCCCGCTCTCTCTCACCAGTCACCACTTCCACCAACCATCGCCATCACCATCACCGCAATTGCCTCGGCATTATTGCATTATTCGCTATCTCTTCCCAAACCGTGTCTCCGCCACCAAGCCCCGACCCCCTTCCTACCATCTTCGCCTTTGTACAGTGCAGTCCTTTCGTCGAACACTTGTCGGTCGCCTGAGAAGAAGTCGCGGGCATGCTTGTCACGACTCGGGACTGTCAATGTGCAGTGTGATTGAATGTGACAAGAGGATGCTACCTGTCTCGTTGTTGAATGCATTGGCACTCGCGAGGAGGAGACTGTTTTCAGG TAGCAGCTGGCAAAAGTCATGTGGCTCAGATCCAATAGCCGTTGCATTTAGTCAAGTGCATCCGTTGACAGGAAGTGAAAATGTAGAGACAACTCTGCAGTTGTGCATTAATCAAGGTGATCGGATTAATTAA
- the LOC120009008 gene encoding uncharacterized protein LOC120009008 isoform X1 codes for MLLFFTITNRTLVHHMRMRASESSIPLSLTSHHFHQPSPSPSPQLPRHYCIIRYLFPNRVSATKPRPPSYHLRLCTVQSFRRTLVGRLRRSRGHACHDSGLSMCSVIECDKRMLPVSLLNALALARRRLFSGRHSCSSSWQKSCGSDPIAVAFSQVHPLTGSENVETTLQLCINQGDRIN; via the exons ATGCTCCTCTTCTTCACGATCACAAACCGGACGCTAGTTCACCATATGCGCATGCGCGCTTCCGAATCCTCCATCCCGCTCTCTCTCACCAGTCACCACTTCCACCAACCATCGCCATCACCATCACCGCAATTGCCTCGGCATTATTGCATTATTCGCTATCTCTTCCCAAACCGTGTCTCCGCCACCAAGCCCCGACCCCCTTCCTACCATCTTCGCCTTTGTACAGTGCAGTCCTTTCGTCGAACACTTGTCGGTCGCCTGAGAAGAAGTCGCGGGCATGCTTGTCACGACTCGGGACTGTCAATGTGCAGTGTGATTGAATGTGACAAGAGGATGCTACCTGTCTCGTTGTTGAATGCATTGGCACTCGCGAGGAGGAGACTGTTTTCAGG TCGTCATTCTTGCAGTAGCAGCTGGCAAAAGTCATGTGGCTCAGATCCAATAGCCGTTGCATTTAGTCAAGTGCATCCGTTGACAGGAAGTGAAAATGTAGAGACAACTCTGCAGTTGTGCATTAATCAAGGTGATCGGATTAATTAA